The Primulina eburnea isolate SZY01 chromosome 18, ASM2296580v1, whole genome shotgun sequence genome segment attttattttttgctTTTAAATTCTCTCCAGCCATTTATTCTCATTGATTGTTGCTTAGAAAACTCTTCCCAATTCATCATTGTCCCTAATTGACTGAGTTTTACCATCATACCATCAAGTACCATCTATTATGTTTTTGTTCTCTGCTTTGACTTCCTAAAATATTGCAAAAGTTTTTTATACTTTTCTACTGTGTTATGCATTGTTGTGACAAGCATAGATAATTTCTGAATCGCCATAGTCGACTTATTTTCCTTCGTTTGCTAATTTCCCTCGCAAATTTGGGTCAGCTGTTCccagatttctttggtagttgaACACGTGTTGGTTTTGTTGAACATGTTCTTGTCGAGGGTCTTGTAAAAATGTCATTGGCCATGTTGTCCAAGTTTTCTTTCTTCTTGTCTTCAGCGGTTCACTCTGATCGatgattttcaatcatttgaggtGCACCATCTGATATGGCTATTGTTGTGTTGGCTTTTAGTATCTTTATTGGACTGGCAGTAATGACATACAACATATCTTTATCTTGTGCATTCAAATGTTCCTGCATACTTATTTTTCAATCTTCATATTCTTTAGTTGAAAATATATGGATATTATTAAAGGATGtcattataaatatatgaatattAGAGTTCAAGAAAAACCTTATTTGATACCGATGGTTGGGATCGAAACATAGTTTAGAGGGgatgaataaactcttttaaataTTGGTGAAAATTGATCCgtctttaaaaaattttaatagTTAAAACCCTTTCTTGAATGGCTACACTAAGCTGGATCACTAAAAAAGTATAAGTGCGGAAATGATTCGgctagattattgatattgtataTATTCAATGAAACAACAATTAGCAAGATGATTATAAATACGCAAACAAACAAGAGAAAGTGCGTAAGTAAATAAGATataattttatggatgttcgaatATTAACAACTCTACGTCATCTATTCTTTCACTTAGGAAggaattcactaaaagactttgatttagcACTCTTGTACAAAATCATTTTTAGATATGACTTATCACGGTCTAtattgaaactcttagtgaTCATTTAAAAACTTTGGCTATTTTAAGAACTCTAGGTTCACCAGAAACAACAATATCCAATGGTTAACTTTGGACGGCTAAAGTTGATAAGGAAATGCAAGTTGATCCTTCAATGATCTAATAAGAACTGATAAGCGTATGCTATGTGAGCAGCTTGATATATAAACAATTAGATTGCTCGAAATCTTGTAATGCAGATTGGAAAATACGTGTTGTTCTTGACTTCTTGTTATTGTTCTCTCGTTTATTCTCCAGTTTTGAATCTGCATATTTATACTTGAAAAGCTCCAATGGTTGAAAAAAGCTTTTCAACGATCATCTATACTAAATCCCGACAGAACGACATTGTCGCTTTCATACATCGTACAATGCATTAAATGCCTATTTAACTGATTTTGCAGCCTTAACTCTTTTAGTTTCTGAAAAGTTGATTTATTCTTTACATATTATGAAACATTAATGTCAATCGAGAGTTGGTAGAAAATGTGCAATTATACTTTATCTGAGAACACATGATCAACTACAGTTGAAGTATCTGGCTTGATCTTGCTAAAGTCTGATCGGTTGCAATAAAGTTAGGTTTAAACGGTTAGAATCTAATAATTTCAACGGTCCGATTGGAAGCAAATATACGAGATGATCTTCTGAAGTCTGCAGCTTGAGCTTCTGATATTATGCTGAGCAGTTTAACTTGGCTAGAAACCTAAAGTACATAGAATGACAACTGGACATGAAACAACTCGATTTTGTATTGTCATTAACAAAACTTATGGTATCAAATATCCCAACAAACTTAGGGTATCAAATATCCCAACATAACCCTACACCATAATTTATTGTTGTAATTTATTTTCATATAATTTCaataaaactaaatatttttgtatgattatattgtatatatgttattttacttttaattttaaatctaaAATACATACCTATTGGAAAAGTTATTGACTTGAATTATGTTTTTATCTTTTTATCACAATAAATTTTTATGCTATGAATAAACCCATATCATATTATTTTAgggaaaaaacaaataaattatttaataacaaAATTAGTTCTTCTTACTTATCTATAGAATGTAGCAAGCCATAACAAAATATATTGTGTGTAcacatttttttattgtaagaaAAGGAAATTGTTTtgtgaaaaatcaaatttttttaattataaaaattaattatttttgggTTAAACACGAACGTGTGAGAGAAGTATTGAAGTGAATGACATTATGGAAGCTCTCGTGGTTTAAGCTACTGACGTTGCTCGGTTTAATCTGGTTGACTAGATCAGCCATAAAAAAGAGAAGCCAGATTTTAACAGGTAAATCCCAAAGCCCCTCTTTTATTAATGCACTGCAAGAAAACGCTGATTTGTAACGGAATTAGAGACCGAATTAAAAAATGGTCGGTTTTTCGATTCTAATCGGCGTTTTTCTTTTAATGATAGGAACTACAACCAAGTAGGTGTAGCATTTCATGACCACCTGTCGCTTAGTACGTGCTAAATGCTGTTAcaattataagaaaataaagttgtgCATTGACTAATAGTTATACTTTTTGGTCTAGTGATAAGCGCTTGATCCTAACAATTGTTATGAGTTGTTTCTAAATTAAAACTTAAAACAAGTAGTTTTGGAACCCAATATCATACAATGGGAAGAGAAAATATGTGACTGAAATTTtacattttaaatttatctCCAAAACGAAGTTAGATagttaataaatcctaaaattgtttaatatttttattatacacaattattttaaaattaattacttgtaaaaataaaaaaaaatcttatttaTACCATTGTATAAAATAACAATATTcgtattatataaaaataacaaatattaattatgttttaaaatattaaaattttatgaaaataagtaaaagaaaaaatatttgtgttgttGGATTGTATGAATAAAATGGAAaacaaatttatttctgcaagaATAAATCATTTACATTGCATGTGCGCGCtattcaaaacatatttatatgtCATACATAATcttacttttatttattttaactaaattaaaaatgaattgaTTTACTTCAATTCATATCACAACATCTAAAAAAAGGATGGATACCAATAATCTTAACATATTAATGaaatttatgaaaataaatatatttttattgaacatTTTACAAtgtattttcagaaaaatattcattgtaaaaaatgaaatataatttgatttaaatattttgaataGATGTTCTTAAATTgtataaattttcaaaattattgtaACATATTAAACATAGCCCATATATGCGTATAGGAacgaaaaaatttcaaaatggtATGAAATATATTTCGAAACCATCAAGCCATTGTCACAgtgtaatataatatactaGTTATTTTGCGTTGGTGTCCTCTCTAAGTAGTTATTGTGATGccctcacacttaataatataataatatagaaTAGTATTGAATAGAATAGATAAGCATCTTTGAAAATATATGTGCAAGAATTTGTGCCGGTTTCAACCTCGTGCTTGCAAGAAATGAGGATTTGATCTTTTTGAGTATCACCACTGTCTCAATCATGTTGATTCTCTCCTGTGGTGAAATGGCCAAACATTTCATCGCCAAGTCGAAAATCGACGACACACACTGCTCCTTTGCCGAGAAATGTCGGTCTTCTTGGACAAGCAAGCCAGCAGCAGCAATTTCAGTCACTATGTTTTCTTGTAATGCTTCACTCACCCAATCCTTTAAGCTCATTTCTTCCGTAAACATGTCGTTGGTCGGCTTCTTACTCGTAAATAGCTCCAACAATGTGATGCCATAACTGAAAATATCACAGCTTGTTGATACCTTCCCTTCTGATCCATACTCTGAtgtcaagaaattttttttttagttcacGGTTTAAATTGTCTGATTAAAGAGAAAATTATAGTGttgaaagaaataaaaaagGTTATGATCACCTGGTGCCATATAGCCGATGGTTGCCAATGTGATTGTTTGATGAAAAGCCTCCCCTTCTCCAAAGAGTTTGGAGATTCCGAAATCGCCGACATGTGCTATCATATCTTCGTCGATTAGGATATTACTAGGCTTTAAATCGCAATGAATGATTGGTGACGGAATCCCATGATGAAGATATTCAAGAGCTAGTGCAACATCAACTGCTATGTTCAATCTCTGTAGCAAATCCAAAGAAGTATTAGAGGAGGAATATAGCCATTTCTCCAAGCTACCATTAGGCATATACTCCAAAACCAATGCTTTGAAATCTATGTTGCTGCAACAACTTACGACACGAACTAAATTCTTGTGACGAATGGTGCTCATTACTTCACACTCGACTTCAAAGCTTTTGATGGCCCGTTCTAGTTGCACGTTGAAAACCTTCACCGCAATGATTAACCCGTCAGAGAGTGTTCCTCTGTATACTGAACCAAAGCTCCCTCTTCCCATGATGTTGGCTTCACTAAAGTTTTCCGTGGCTTGTCGGAGTTCATGGTAAGAAATCCGTCTCCAAGAAATAATTGACGAGGTCTCAACTCgattttgttttttgttggCCTTCCGTCTTCGTAGTAGCCAGATTGACAAGGACACCGCCAAGATAGCTATTACAATAGGAGCTAAGATGTATTTGATGAAGGAAACATGTTTTGAGCTTGACTTATCAACACCTTCAATGTGACATGGTGGAACTTGCAGTCGAACATCACCGCAAAGTGCATAGTTCATCGTAAAAGATTGAGCTGTAAAGTTCGAGAAACATCCTCCGTTTGGGATTTCTCCTTCTAGTCTATTGtatgataaatcaatataaCTTAGAAACATAAGGGACTCTAATGACTTCGGAATATATCCAGAGATATTATTGTGCGAAAGATCCAAATACACCAAGCCTCGCAAGTCTCCGGTAGACTTAGGAATACTTCCTTGAAGGTTATTGTGTGCGAAGGATAAGATCTCCAAAGACTGCAAGGAACCGATATTGATTGGGATATCGCCTGAAATTTGATTCCTTGAGAAGTCGAAATACCACAGTGACTTCGAATTTGAGATCTCTGATGATATGTTTCCACTTAAGAAGTTAGTGGACAAGTTTAGTTCCAAAAGACCTGCAATATTCCATAAGTTTGGTACCACAGAAGTCAATCTGTTGGAGTCTAAGTACACTCTCCTAAGGGATTTTAAATCCCCAAAGCATGTTGGTATTGAGCCGTTGAGCATGTTGCCACTCAAGCGCAATTCACTCAATCTGTTCAGTCGGCAAAGCTCTGTGGGTATGTGCCCCTCAAGTCTATTATGTCTGAGAGCTAACCATTCAATTTGGGTTAGTTCCCCTATCGTTTTCGGGATCAACCCAGTTAAGTCATTAAATTCTAAATCAACAAGTTTGAGGCCTGTCAAGTTTCCAATTGTAGGAGGAATGGATCCCTTAATGTAGCAGTCAGATGCGTGGAAAAACCAGAGGGATTTTGATAAATTCCCAAGTGAAGTTGGAAGGATGCCGTCGAATTGGTTTGATGATAGATCCATCATCTCCAAATGATGTAAATTGGCCACTGAAGAGATAAATCTCAATTCTTGATTCGGATTTCCCCCAATCAGAttgttttcttcaagaaatagCGTCTTAAGATGCCTTAAATTGCTGAAATTCGGTACCGTACCCGTATATGAGTTATTACCGATGCTTATAATAGCAAGCTTAGAAGCATTGTTTATAGTACTTGGGATAGCTCCATTGAGGTTGTTGTTACTTAGACCGAGGTATTCTAAATTTGGAAGCGAAATCCCCATATTTCTTGGAAGTTGACCTCCAAAGTGGTTGAAAGAAAGCTCCAGTTTTCTTAGCGTTGTGATGTTGAAAATGGAAACAGGAATGGACCCGGATAAGCCATTTGACAAAATGTTAAGAATCTCAAGTTTAAGATTGCCTAGCTCCGAGGGTATTTCTCCTGCAAACAAAGGTAGCAATGGCTAAAAATCCCAACAACGGAATTAGTAATAATATGAAGAAATTAGCGTAACAAGTAGAAAACCCGTCATCTTGTTCTGTGATATATCCAAGTGCTTGAGTCGAGTCAAGTTCACAACTTGCTTTGGAATAGCGCCTGTGAATTCATTAGTCGACAGAGTTAGAATCGAAAGCTTTCTCCATAAGAActcattattttgttttttttatataaaaagtaaaatcatcatcatcatcatacccaaaataaaaattacatatatatttgCCATAAATTTATGGTTTAAGACAACATTAGTGATcaaatatttcatattttt includes the following:
- the LOC140820154 gene encoding uncharacterized protein yields the protein MKKLLFPMFFSLFALLNCSIFVTFARTNLNLTTDEESLLAFKSRITRDPSNILARNWSTRKGASFCFWVGVSCGRRNKRITALDLHGWNLEGTIAPHLGNLTFLRSLDLGSNSFTSPVPEELSGLRRLKVLNVGANNLTGTVPMFLGALTELEQILLNNNSFTGVIPRLSNLSKLEIFDMTGNYLYGTLPQEIGNLSSLQVLRTRSNQLTGSIPYQIFNISSLQVIDLTNNSFSGTIPMNMCDNLSKLNKLDLSMNSLSGVIPSNIYKCKSLEILSLSFNEFNGSIPKEMGELTKLKKLYIGRNNLEGAIPKQVVNLTRLKHLDISQNKMTGEIPSELGNLKLEILNILSNGLSGSIPVSIFNITTLRKLELSFNHFGGQLPRNMGISLPNLEYLGLSNNNLNGAIPSTINNASKLAIISIGNNSYTGTVPNFSNLRHLKTLFLEENNLIGGNPNQELRFISSVANLHHLEMMDLSSNQFDGILPTSLGNLSKSLWFFHASDCYIKGSIPPTIGNLTGLKLVDLEFNDLTGLIPKTIGELTQIEWLALRHNRLEGHIPTELCRLNRLSELRLSGNMLNGSIPTCFGDLKSLRRVYLDSNRLTSVVPNLWNIAGLLELNLSTNFLSGNISSEISNSKSLWYFDFSRNQISGDIPINIGSLQSLEILSFAHNNLQGSIPKSTGDLRGLVYLDLSHNNISGYIPKSLESLMFLSYIDLSYNRLEGEIPNGGCFSNFTAQSFTMNYALCGDVRLQVPPCHIEGVDKSSSKHVSFIKYILAPIVIAILAVSLSIWLLRRRKANKKQNRVETSSIISWRRISYHELRQATENFSEANIMGRGSFGSVYRGTLSDGLIIAVKVFNVQLERAIKSFEVECEVMSTIRHKNLVRVVSCCSNIDFKALVLEYMPNGSLEKWLYSSSNTSLDLLQRLNIAVDVALALEYLHHGIPSPIIHCDLKPSNILIDEDMIAHVGDFGISKLFGEGEAFHQTITLATIGYMAPEYGSEGKVSTSCDIFSYGITLLELFTSKKPTNDMFTEEMSLKDWVSEALQENIVTEIAAAGLLVQEDRHFSAKEQCVSSIFDLAMKCLAISPQERINMIETVVILKKIKSSFLASTRLKPAQILAHIFSKMLIYSIQYYSILLYY